From Paenibacillus polymyxa, the proteins below share one genomic window:
- a CDS encoding ABC transporter ATP-binding protein, whose product MVSSNNLIEVEGLKKYFNVGKNRVLKAVDNLNFYIREGETLGMVGESGCGKSTAGRTILRLYEPTAGSVRFNGTDIYKLSPGKMKAMRRDMQMIFQDPYASLNPRFTVSDIIGEALDIHNMAGSRAERKKRIEELLDLVGLNPDHATRYPHEFSGGQRQRIGIARALAVNPKFIICDEPISALDVSIQAQVVNLLKELQERLGLTYLFIAHDLSMVKHISDRVAVMYRGRMVELAESSELYANPIHPYTKMLLSAIPLPDPEVEANKKRIIMPDDQGGPIHNASDNKAGAYNLENATLIEVSKGHFVAEPYA is encoded by the coding sequence ATGGTGAGTAGCAACAATTTAATTGAAGTTGAAGGCCTTAAAAAGTATTTTAATGTTGGCAAAAACCGTGTGCTCAAAGCGGTGGATAACCTGAATTTCTATATTCGTGAGGGTGAAACGCTGGGTATGGTTGGCGAATCCGGTTGTGGTAAGTCTACAGCGGGTCGTACTATTTTGCGCTTGTATGAGCCTACAGCAGGTAGCGTACGTTTTAACGGCACAGATATTTACAAATTATCACCGGGGAAAATGAAAGCAATGCGTCGTGATATGCAGATGATCTTTCAAGATCCGTATGCATCATTGAACCCGCGTTTTACCGTGTCTGATATTATTGGTGAGGCACTAGATATTCACAATATGGCTGGTAGCCGTGCAGAACGTAAGAAACGGATTGAGGAGTTACTCGATCTGGTTGGTTTGAACCCTGACCATGCAACGCGCTATCCGCATGAGTTTTCTGGTGGCCAACGTCAGCGGATCGGTATTGCCCGTGCATTGGCTGTTAATCCTAAGTTCATCATTTGTGATGAGCCGATTTCAGCGCTTGACGTATCTATTCAGGCTCAAGTTGTCAACTTGTTGAAAGAGCTTCAAGAACGACTTGGCCTGACGTACCTGTTCATTGCGCATGATCTGTCAATGGTCAAGCACATCAGTGATCGGGTAGCTGTAATGTATAGAGGCAGAATGGTGGAGCTTGCTGAAAGCTCTGAATTATATGCCAATCCGATTCATCCGTATACGAAAATGCTTTTGTCGGCGATTCCACTTCCTGATCCGGAAGTTGAAGCCAACAAAAAGCGAATTATTATGCCTGACGATCAAGGCGGACCGATTCATAACGCGTCCGATAATAAGGCAGGGGCTTATAACCTGGAAAATGCCACGCTTATCGAAGTGTCTAAAGGGCATTTTGTAGCTGAACCTTACGCTTGA
- the bshC gene encoding bacillithiol biosynthesis cysteine-adding enzyme BshC, translated as MKIVPETLRGGSALAEDYIQGTGRASDLYEYDILHADAYAQRAKWLDKTEHLRLNRKDVVACLRIYNEQHNSHEAVHTSLDRLESPDALVVVGGQQSGLFTGPMLVIYKAATIIKAAREAEERLGRPVIPIFWIAGEDHDWDEVNHTYVMAKDPQAVKIKLNKQPERRSSVSAIKVDTVEWKQAMADIEQCLPDSEHKTDIMHMIEQGLTESYGLSDAFAKLMGRLFGTYGLVLMDSADPLLRKLEASVFRQLVQHNDELETAYRTTATRIVDYGYHLQADVHEGGANLFYIHEEERLLLFKKAGLFTDRRGLVAFTAVELLEEIDRHPERFSNNVLTRPLMQDSLFPVLGSVLGLGEIAYWAITRDAFEVLGMQMPILLPRMSFTLLEPGVEKHMLKYELTFGQVRDGLEERKKQWIATQDQLGMQDQFSEAKDAFVRIYKPLIQQTGMIEKGLLQLGETNCEKILGQISYLEAKVEEALLRQNGTALRHWDHIEWSLFPFGQPQERAYTIYHFLNRYGLDLMNMIMNVPLDLSGTHRVIYV; from the coding sequence ATGAAAATAGTTCCGGAAACGCTTCGCGGAGGGTCGGCTTTGGCAGAAGACTATATACAGGGTACAGGACGCGCAAGCGATTTGTATGAATATGATATTCTGCACGCCGATGCTTATGCCCAACGGGCGAAGTGGCTGGATAAGACGGAGCATCTGCGATTAAATCGTAAGGATGTCGTAGCATGTCTTCGTATATACAATGAGCAACACAATTCGCATGAGGCGGTTCATACTTCATTGGACCGTTTGGAAAGCCCAGATGCTTTAGTAGTAGTTGGCGGACAGCAAAGTGGACTGTTCACAGGCCCAATGCTGGTCATTTATAAAGCCGCTACGATTATTAAAGCAGCTAGAGAAGCTGAAGAACGGCTTGGACGTCCGGTTATTCCAATTTTCTGGATTGCTGGTGAAGATCATGACTGGGACGAGGTCAATCATACATACGTAATGGCAAAAGACCCGCAAGCAGTTAAAATCAAGCTGAATAAGCAGCCTGAACGTCGTTCTTCAGTTAGTGCTATTAAAGTCGATACGGTTGAGTGGAAGCAAGCGATGGCGGATATAGAGCAATGCTTGCCAGATTCAGAACATAAGACCGATATTATGCACATGATTGAGCAGGGTTTGACAGAGTCATATGGACTAAGTGATGCCTTTGCCAAGCTGATGGGTCGTTTGTTTGGTACCTATGGATTGGTGCTCATGGATTCTGCAGATCCTTTGCTGCGCAAGCTAGAGGCATCCGTTTTTAGACAGTTGGTTCAGCACAATGATGAGTTGGAGACAGCGTATAGGACAACCGCTACGCGGATCGTGGACTATGGTTATCACTTACAAGCGGATGTGCATGAAGGTGGTGCGAACCTTTTTTACATTCATGAAGAGGAACGCCTACTGCTTTTCAAAAAAGCTGGATTATTCACAGATCGACGCGGTTTGGTGGCATTTACAGCGGTTGAACTGCTTGAAGAGATAGATAGACACCCCGAACGTTTTAGTAACAATGTACTAACTCGTCCGCTCATGCAGGATTCGCTGTTCCCGGTACTGGGGTCTGTGCTGGGTCTAGGAGAAATTGCCTACTGGGCAATTACACGGGACGCTTTCGAAGTGCTCGGGATGCAGATGCCGATACTGCTGCCGCGTATGTCTTTTACATTACTGGAGCCGGGCGTGGAAAAGCATATGCTTAAGTACGAACTAACTTTTGGCCAAGTTAGAGACGGGCTTGAGGAACGAAAAAAGCAATGGATCGCCACTCAAGATCAGCTTGGAATGCAGGATCAGTTTTCCGAGGCTAAGGATGCTTTTGTCCGCATCTATAAACCGCTTATACAGCAGACAGGGATGATAGAGAAAGGTTTGCTACAGCTCGGAGAAACCAACTGCGAGAAAATTCTGGGGCAGATTTCCTATCTGGAGGCAAAGGTGGAGGAAGCGCTGCTTCGGCAAAATGGAACAGCACTTCGCCACTGGGATCATATCGAGTGGTCGCTTTTCCCATTTGGACAGCCGCAGGAGCGTGCATATACGATCTATCATTTTCTGAATCGTTATGGTCTCGACCTGATGAATATGATTATGAACGTACCATTGGATCTGTCGGGAACGCATCGTGTGATTTATGTATAA
- a CDS encoding coiled-coil domain-containing protein, whose translation MNKRIKIAICTLLVLIMMLTSIYVRPTLAAPSPEENQILQDSLSIVEIDHEIERISQEQQALLQRQQELRSSLADQQEQMNLQRKRAGSVLRSYYMGERDKLLSVVLGAKSIKQLLSLYDYYLLLISHDQDVLQEYEANYQFMRKTEQQVAQATTELGTVKTNLLAQRKRILQLQSRVDDGVNASDNPDTLRKLIGEMTAYWENVGVYEVNKHFKALAQAMQDLPQFIQQQQGAMITNGKIITISIREEEFNRFLKSENELFNHFNFSFVQDQIVVEGQQGTMELRVEGHYTVENEPKNAILFHVDRLVFNGLELPDTTRNKLEEDFDLGFYPQQLISYVKATEVHALKGILEVKLELSFK comes from the coding sequence ATGAATAAACGAATAAAAATCGCGATCTGCACCCTGCTGGTCCTCATAATGATGCTGACTTCCATATATGTACGTCCTACTTTGGCCGCTCCCTCTCCTGAAGAAAATCAGATTTTACAAGATAGCCTGTCTATCGTGGAGATCGACCATGAAATCGAGCGGATTAGTCAGGAACAGCAGGCTCTTTTACAGCGTCAGCAGGAACTGCGTAGTAGTCTAGCTGATCAACAGGAGCAAATGAACCTACAACGTAAGCGTGCAGGTTCTGTGCTGCGATCTTACTATATGGGAGAAAGGGACAAGCTGCTGAGTGTAGTGCTAGGGGCTAAAAGTATAAAGCAACTTCTCTCTTTGTACGATTATTACTTATTATTGATCAGTCACGATCAGGATGTGCTTCAGGAATACGAAGCCAATTATCAATTTATGCGAAAAACAGAGCAGCAAGTCGCCCAAGCCACGACGGAATTGGGGACGGTTAAAACAAACCTACTGGCACAACGTAAACGGATTCTCCAACTTCAGTCGCGTGTAGATGACGGCGTTAACGCCAGCGATAATCCTGATACTCTACGCAAGTTAATTGGCGAAATGACAGCTTATTGGGAGAATGTAGGGGTATACGAGGTAAATAAACACTTTAAAGCATTAGCTCAAGCAATGCAGGATTTACCCCAATTCATTCAACAACAGCAAGGTGCTATGATTACAAATGGAAAAATCATTACGATAAGCATTCGTGAAGAAGAATTTAACCGTTTTTTAAAGTCAGAGAATGAATTGTTTAATCACTTCAACTTTTCCTTCGTGCAGGATCAGATTGTGGTAGAAGGTCAGCAAGGAACGATGGAATTGAGGGTAGAAGGTCACTATACAGTAGAGAATGAACCCAAAAATGCCATTCTATTTCATGTAGATCGACTGGTATTTAACGGACTGGAATTGCCGGACACGACTCGCAACAAACTGGAAGAAGATTTTGATCTCGGCTTCTATCCACAGCAGCTTATATCATACGTCAAAGCTACAGAAGTACATGCTTTAAAAGGTATTCTTGAAGTTAAGCTCGAATTAAGTTTTAAGTAA
- a CDS encoding peptide ABC transporter substrate-binding protein has product MKRKSFLVLLTLVLAVGALLAGCGGKNDTNGKGAQENTSTTPAPADKQILRVNLSSEPPTFDPAQAQDSQTNAVLKTLYEGLVRMGPDGKEIPGVAESWKISDDGKTYTFKLRDTAKWSNGDPVKASDFVFAWQRVLDPSTAPAPPYAYQLYYIKNAEGYNLSTSKSYKGTKVTDFKDVGVKAVDDHTLQVELEHPTPYFLGLTSFYTFYPVNPSIKGNDKWAVQKDSMITNGPFTLTAWDSGQKIEVSKNENYWGKDEIKLSKITMSLVNSGATELASYRSGQLDYSGMPTGEIPTDQITAVKNELPNEFKAKGIASTYYYLFNVTEKPFNNAKIRKAFAMAIQRQPIVERVTMGGQIPAYGFVPPGIKGVSQEFRSEHKDDFFKEDFTEAKKLLQEGMKEEGMTTLPTITMLYNSSESHQKIALAVADMWKKNLGVDVKTQNQEWGVFIQTRNKLNFQIARGGWSADYNDPMTFLDMWTTGNGNNNSGYANPAYDELIKAAKTETDPAKRMEDFAKAEKILVQDDMVMLPIYYYSNVSLTKPNVKDIGLDFSGAIDFTRAYITQ; this is encoded by the coding sequence ATGAAAAGGAAAAGCTTTTTAGTCCTTTTGACACTCGTTCTTGCAGTTGGCGCACTGCTCGCAGGTTGCGGCGGCAAGAATGATACCAATGGTAAGGGCGCACAAGAAAACACCTCGACTACGCCGGCCCCGGCCGACAAGCAAATTTTGCGCGTTAACCTTTCTTCCGAGCCGCCAACCTTCGATCCGGCACAAGCTCAGGATAGTCAAACCAACGCGGTTCTGAAAACTTTGTATGAAGGTCTCGTACGTATGGGTCCTGACGGCAAAGAAATCCCTGGCGTTGCTGAATCTTGGAAAATCTCCGATGACGGCAAAACCTACACGTTCAAACTTCGTGATACTGCAAAATGGAGTAATGGCGACCCAGTCAAAGCAAGCGACTTCGTATTCGCTTGGCAACGGGTATTGGATCCTTCAACGGCTCCTGCACCTCCATATGCTTACCAATTGTACTATATCAAGAATGCTGAGGGCTACAACCTGAGCACTTCGAAATCTTATAAAGGAACAAAAGTTACAGACTTTAAAGATGTAGGTGTCAAAGCTGTTGATGACCATACATTGCAAGTAGAGCTGGAACACCCAACTCCTTACTTCTTGGGATTGACTTCTTTCTACACTTTCTATCCTGTAAACCCTTCTATTAAAGGTAATGACAAGTGGGCAGTTCAGAAAGATAGCATGATTACTAACGGACCTTTCACATTAACGGCTTGGGATAGCGGTCAAAAGATCGAAGTTTCCAAGAACGAAAACTACTGGGGTAAAGACGAGATCAAGTTGAGCAAAATCACAATGTCCCTTGTAAACAGTGGTGCAACTGAACTGGCTTCGTACAGAAGTGGACAACTTGATTATTCAGGTATGCCAACAGGTGAAATTCCTACTGACCAAATTACGGCTGTGAAAAACGAATTGCCTAATGAATTTAAGGCTAAAGGAATTGCAAGTACGTACTACTATCTGTTTAATGTAACAGAAAAACCATTTAACAATGCTAAAATCCGTAAAGCGTTTGCGATGGCTATTCAACGCCAACCGATCGTTGAACGTGTAACAATGGGCGGTCAAATTCCTGCTTACGGCTTTGTACCTCCAGGCATCAAAGGAGTTTCTCAAGAATTCCGTAGCGAGCATAAAGATGATTTCTTCAAAGAAGATTTCACTGAAGCGAAAAAATTGCTGCAAGAAGGTATGAAAGAAGAAGGCATGACTACGCTTCCTACAATAACTATGCTGTACAACTCCAGTGAAAGTCACCAAAAGATTGCTTTGGCAGTAGCTGATATGTGGAAGAAAAATCTTGGTGTAGATGTTAAAACTCAAAACCAAGAGTGGGGCGTATTTATCCAAACACGTAACAAGCTGAATTTCCAAATCGCTCGTGGTGGTTGGTCTGCTGACTATAATGATCCAATGACATTCCTGGATATGTGGACAACAGGCAATGGTAACAACAACTCAGGTTATGCTAACCCTGCGTATGATGAATTGATTAAAGCTGCTAAAACAGAAACTGATCCAGCTAAACGCATGGAAGATTTTGCGAAAGCAGAGAAAATTTTGGTTCAAGATGATATGGTAATGCTTCCGATCTATTACTATTCAAATGTTTCCTTAACGAAACCGAATGTTAAAGACATTGGACTTGACTTTAGTGGAGCAATTGATTTCACAAGAGCGTATATTACACAGTAA
- a CDS encoding RsfA family transcriptional regulator, producing the protein MTAIRQDAWSAEDDLILAEVTLRHIREGGTQLAAFEEVGQKIGRTSAACGFRWNSCVRKRYDEAISIAKAQRQKRSYIRKQSPVGVSQVAAFATLDTVEGGYRTDGTSEDTLSIDAVIRFLRQWKGSVQETNRQIKMLEKDLREKEEELNQLRSINDRLSKEVNDVQTDYRVVNDDYKALIQIMDRARRLALITEDEEELKSRFKMDANGNLERIE; encoded by the coding sequence ATGACTGCAATAAGACAAGATGCATGGAGTGCGGAAGATGACTTGATATTGGCGGAGGTGACATTGCGGCATATCCGGGAAGGTGGAACACAGCTCGCTGCGTTTGAGGAGGTTGGACAAAAAATAGGTAGAACCTCTGCAGCATGCGGCTTTCGTTGGAATAGCTGCGTGCGCAAACGTTACGATGAAGCGATTAGCATTGCCAAAGCGCAGCGCCAGAAGCGCAGTTATATTCGCAAGCAGAGCCCAGTAGGTGTATCGCAGGTAGCGGCCTTTGCCACGCTCGATACAGTCGAAGGGGGATACAGAACCGATGGCACGAGTGAAGATACGTTATCTATTGATGCCGTAATTCGCTTCTTGCGTCAATGGAAGGGATCTGTGCAGGAGACTAATCGGCAGATTAAGATGCTGGAGAAAGATTTGCGGGAAAAGGAAGAAGAATTAAATCAGCTTCGCTCCATTAATGACCGGCTGTCCAAAGAAGTGAATGATGTGCAGACCGACTATCGTGTTGTAAATGATGATTATAAAGCTCTGATTCAGATTATGGACCGTGCCCGGCGTTTGGCTTTAATCACTGAAGATGAGGAAGAGCTTAAATCCAGGTTCAAAATGGACGCTAATGGGAATCTGGAGCGCATTGAGTAG
- a CDS encoding LCP family protein — MSNLSNGLPPRTQSGKKSAKPKKTKKKKSFFRSFMKFVLFLLIIGILAAGGYTYYIYNQVEEVLDTGINKEVPKTQLAEAKPLTILLLGTDYRPDHPTYLSDVIMVATLNPSTKSSTIVSLPRDTRLEMDGYKPRKLNEYYPVFKAREKDSGEVAEEQMKKMIGKYLNINIDYVTVINFQGFRDVVDNLGGVDVTVDKNMCYRDRADGTDINLTAGAKHLNGDQALDFVRYRKSNCRPRTAESDDFDRNRRQNQVLHSLIDQMQSFNALTKFSAIIKSVDKNMMTDIESQQMKNIVQTYWNISKQNVKYNPVSGTWRSPYVYIDEQQLDLAKQALQEELAKKASDSTEASSNS, encoded by the coding sequence ATGAGTAATCTTTCGAATGGATTGCCTCCCCGGACACAAAGCGGGAAAAAATCCGCCAAACCGAAAAAAACGAAAAAGAAAAAAAGCTTTTTCAGATCGTTTATGAAGTTTGTCTTATTTCTACTCATTATAGGTATCTTGGCAGCAGGTGGTTATACCTACTATATTTACAATCAGGTAGAGGAAGTTTTGGATACTGGAATCAACAAGGAAGTGCCCAAAACGCAACTGGCTGAGGCTAAGCCTTTGACTATTTTATTGCTTGGAACCGACTATCGCCCTGACCATCCGACGTATTTGTCAGATGTTATTATGGTAGCTACATTGAACCCTAGTACAAAATCGTCTACCATTGTGTCCTTGCCTCGTGATACGCGTCTAGAAATGGATGGGTATAAACCACGCAAGCTGAATGAGTATTATCCGGTGTTTAAGGCTAGAGAGAAAGACTCTGGTGAAGTTGCTGAAGAGCAAATGAAGAAGATGATCGGCAAATATTTAAACATTAATATTGATTATGTAACGGTTATTAACTTCCAGGGCTTTAGAGATGTTGTAGATAATCTAGGTGGCGTAGATGTAACGGTTGATAAAAATATGTGTTATCGAGACCGTGCTGATGGCACCGATATTAACTTGACAGCTGGGGCCAAGCATTTGAACGGTGACCAAGCTCTTGATTTTGTTCGCTACCGCAAGTCGAATTGTCGTCCGAGAACGGCTGAATCTGACGACTTTGATCGCAATCGTCGACAAAATCAGGTGCTTCATTCCCTAATTGACCAAATGCAATCCTTTAATGCTTTGACCAAGTTTAGTGCAATTATTAAATCGGTTGATAAGAATATGATGACTGATATCGAGTCACAGCAAATGAAAAATATCGTACAAACCTATTGGAATATTTCCAAGCAAAATGTAAAATACAATCCTGTATCAGGAACGTGGCGTAGCCCTTATGTGTACATTGATGAGCAACAGCTCGATTTGGCCAAACAAGCGCTACAAGAGGAATTAGCCAAAAAAGCAAGCGACAGCACTGAAGCTTCTTCCAATTCCTGA
- a CDS encoding DUF3397 domain-containing protein yields the protein MSLIQGTIITFSILPFFPFLIVFAVCRYILKMEKKKSLLTSMDITTFFLIFSVAALFNVLFTSRFGFYLILLLLLLALGLIGGAQNRIKGKVDGKRLCRAVWRLTFMAMTLAYTLLTVVGIFKNIFNSM from the coding sequence TTGAGTCTTATACAAGGTACTATTATCACTTTCAGTATTCTTCCCTTTTTTCCGTTTTTGATCGTGTTTGCGGTTTGTCGCTACATTCTTAAAATGGAAAAGAAGAAATCATTGCTTACTTCTATGGATATTACCACTTTTTTTCTGATATTTTCCGTCGCAGCACTCTTTAATGTCCTATTTACATCCCGATTCGGTTTTTATTTGATTCTACTGCTCTTGTTACTGGCATTGGGTTTAATTGGAGGAGCTCAAAACCGAATAAAAGGAAAGGTTGATGGTAAAAGATTATGTAGAGCGGTCTGGAGATTAACTTTTATGGCGATGACATTGGCGTATACTTTGTTGACTGTTGTTGGTATATTTAAAAATATATTCAACTCTATGTGA
- a CDS encoding adenosylhomocysteinase, which produces MTSHSLQNSIIHDLNLAPEGHLKIDWVEAHMPVLNRIRQQFEQEQPFAGLKVTICLHLEAKTAYLAKVVQAGGAQVTITGSNPLSTQDDVCAALVEDGVTVLAKYNPDPEEFKNLQIKALETKPDLIIDDGGDLVTLLQSERPDLISTIRGGAEETTTGIIRLKALEKEGQLHFPMVAVNDAYCKYLFDNRYGTGQSAFDGIIRTTNLVVAGSTVVVVGYGWCGKGVAMRAKGLGANVVVTEVDPIKAVEAHMDGFHVLPMVEAAKLGDFFITVTGNKAVITGEHFDVMKDGAVLCNAGHFDVEVSKPELAKRSESIRTVRRNIEEYRFKDGRKMYLLAEGRLVNLAAADGHPAEIMDTTFALQALGLKYMNDRYNELGKAVINVPYEIDEQVARFKLDSLGIKIDTLTEDQKVYLDSWNA; this is translated from the coding sequence ATGACTTCCCATTCTCTGCAAAATAGCATTATTCACGATCTTAACTTGGCCCCTGAAGGTCATTTGAAAATTGATTGGGTAGAAGCCCATATGCCGGTATTGAACCGTATACGTCAACAATTCGAGCAAGAGCAGCCTTTTGCTGGTCTGAAGGTAACGATTTGTTTACATCTGGAGGCCAAAACGGCTTACCTAGCTAAAGTGGTACAAGCAGGTGGAGCACAGGTCACCATTACGGGTAGTAATCCTTTGTCGACACAAGATGATGTTTGCGCCGCATTAGTAGAAGATGGCGTTACGGTATTAGCTAAATACAATCCAGATCCAGAGGAATTCAAGAATTTGCAAATCAAGGCTCTGGAAACTAAGCCAGATCTCATTATAGATGACGGTGGTGACCTGGTTACTCTGTTGCAATCTGAACGGCCTGATCTGATTTCTACGATCCGTGGAGGAGCAGAGGAGACCACTACAGGGATTATTCGTTTGAAGGCCTTGGAAAAAGAAGGGCAACTTCACTTTCCGATGGTAGCTGTAAATGATGCTTACTGTAAATATTTGTTCGACAATCGCTATGGTACAGGCCAGTCAGCTTTCGACGGTATTATTCGTACGACTAATCTGGTTGTGGCAGGAAGTACAGTGGTTGTGGTGGGTTATGGATGGTGCGGCAAGGGGGTTGCAATGCGTGCGAAAGGGCTGGGAGCCAACGTGGTTGTAACGGAAGTTGATCCAATCAAGGCTGTAGAAGCCCATATGGATGGTTTTCATGTATTGCCAATGGTGGAAGCTGCCAAACTGGGCGACTTCTTCATTACAGTAACTGGAAATAAAGCTGTAATTACAGGGGAACACTTTGATGTTATGAAGGATGGAGCTGTGCTGTGTAACGCAGGGCATTTTGATGTGGAGGTTAGCAAGCCTGAGCTCGCTAAACGCTCCGAATCCATTCGCACAGTGCGTCGCAATATCGAAGAATACCGCTTTAAAGATGGACGTAAAATGTATTTGCTCGCAGAAGGGCGCCTCGTGAATCTAGCTGCCGCTGACGGTCATCCAGCAGAGATTATGGATACGACATTTGCTCTTCAGGCACTTGGCTTGAAATATATGAATGATCGTTACAACGAGCTGGGTAAAGCTGTGATTAATGTACCTTATGAAATTGATGAGCAAGTGGCTCGATTCAAGCTTGATAGTCTGGGAATCAAGATTGATACATTAACAGAAGACCAAAAGGTCTATCTGGACAGCTGGAACGCCTAA
- a CDS encoding ketopantoate reductase family protein, with protein MEARRYKVIDIIGAGSLGLLFAGRLSASGATVRLWTRTLEQAHTIAREGITVLDKEGQVAVHVSGDQLKVAPLADWQRLNSQTSARWIMFLTKQGAIEEVLEQIQPVAQTETGTGIICLQNGIGHIERIRQAWPKAVVYPAVTTEGAKKQGAASIVHAGSGVTEIGYSEEVEGEHNTDFKQYVLNRLLAAGFDVCLSKEIEKGIYRKLLINAVINPLTAVWRVRNGELLSEPVRIHMMRKLYDEGIQVYEAHGIRWESAWWDQIMDVCRATAENHSSMLADVLAHSMTEVASINGQLVQMAKRAGISAPTHEVLWQLIEGMRLKEG; from the coding sequence ATGGAAGCGAGACGATACAAAGTGATTGATATTATTGGAGCGGGTTCGCTGGGATTGCTGTTTGCCGGGAGATTATCGGCCTCGGGTGCTACAGTAAGGCTGTGGACACGAACACTTGAACAGGCACACACCATTGCTCGTGAAGGGATTACTGTGCTTGATAAGGAGGGACAGGTGGCTGTTCATGTATCGGGGGACCAATTAAAGGTAGCGCCATTGGCAGATTGGCAACGGTTAAATTCACAGACTTCGGCACGATGGATCATGTTTTTGACCAAACAGGGGGCGATAGAAGAAGTATTGGAGCAGATTCAGCCTGTGGCTCAAACGGAAACAGGTACAGGGATTATTTGTTTGCAGAATGGAATCGGTCATATAGAACGCATCAGGCAGGCGTGGCCTAAAGCTGTAGTATATCCTGCTGTGACAACCGAAGGAGCCAAGAAACAAGGCGCAGCATCCATTGTGCATGCAGGATCGGGCGTGACTGAAATTGGATATTCGGAGGAAGTAGAGGGAGAGCACAACACTGATTTCAAACAATATGTGTTAAATCGGCTGCTTGCAGCAGGATTTGACGTTTGCTTGTCGAAAGAAATCGAGAAAGGGATTTATCGCAAGTTGTTGATTAACGCTGTGATCAATCCACTGACAGCCGTATGGCGAGTTCGGAATGGCGAGCTGCTATCGGAGCCTGTTCGAATACATATGATGCGTAAGCTGTATGATGAAGGCATTCAAGTATATGAAGCTCATGGTATCCGCTGGGAAAGCGCATGGTGGGATCAAATTATGGATGTTTGCCGGGCAACGGCAGAGAATCACTCGTCTATGCTAGCTGATGTACTTGCACATTCCATGACCGAAGTTGCTTCCATTAACGGGCAACTGGTGCAGATGGCAAAGCGAGCTGGGATTAGTGCGCCAACTCATGAGGTATTGTGGCAATTAATTGAAGGAATGCGGCTAAAAGAGGGGTGA
- a CDS encoding ABC transporter permease: MTRYLISKFFYMLLSLFILISATFFLMKAIPGNPFMSEKATSPEIQARLMEQYGLDKPVYVQYFKYLGDIASGDFGISMKKLNQSVTDIIGQTFTVSLKLGFVAIIVSIIVGILLGMLAALYHRRLIDNVAMVLAIMGIAVPSFVLASLIQFFFAQQLGWFNVMGFEGPMDYFLPVAALSASPIAFIARLTRSSMLEVLHADYIKTAKAKGLKSITIMFKHVIRNAILPVVTYVGPMTANIITGSVVIERIFGIGGIGKVFVDSITTRDYTMIMGVTIFYGILLMVARFITDIAYGFIDPRIKLTGGKEG; the protein is encoded by the coding sequence ATGACGCGTTATTTGATCAGTAAATTTTTCTATATGTTGCTGTCTTTGTTCATTCTGATCTCTGCGACGTTTTTTCTCATGAAAGCAATTCCGGGTAACCCCTTCATGAGTGAAAAAGCGACTTCTCCTGAGATTCAAGCCCGGTTAATGGAGCAATATGGGCTGGATAAGCCTGTATATGTCCAATATTTTAAATACTTAGGTGATATTGCTTCAGGTGATTTTGGTATTTCTATGAAAAAGCTGAATCAAAGTGTAACTGACATTATCGGACAAACGTTTACGGTTTCCCTCAAACTCGGTTTTGTTGCCATAATCGTGTCGATAATTGTCGGTATCTTGCTAGGAATGCTAGCAGCTTTGTATCATCGTAGGCTCATAGATAACGTCGCTATGGTATTAGCTATCATGGGGATTGCGGTTCCCAGCTTCGTTCTGGCATCGTTAATTCAATTTTTCTTTGCTCAACAGTTAGGCTGGTTTAATGTTATGGGCTTTGAAGGCCCGATGGATTACTTCTTGCCAGTTGCGGCTCTATCTGCTTCACCGATTGCGTTTATCGCTCGACTAACGCGTTCCAGCATGCTGGAAGTACTCCATGCAGATTACATTAAGACTGCCAAGGCTAAAGGTTTGAAATCCATTACAATTATGTTCAAACACGTTATACGTAATGCCATTCTTCCAGTTGTTACCTATGTAGGACCAATGACAGCCAATATTATTACGGGTTCGGTTGTTATTGAACGAATCTTCGGGATTGGCGGTATCGGTAAGGTGTTCGTAGATAGTATTACAACCCGTGATTATACGATGATTATGGGAGTTACTATTTTTTACGGTATTTTGTTGATGGTGGCACGTTTTATTACGGATATTGCATATGGATTTATTGATCCGCGGATTAAGCTTACTGGCGGGAAGGAGGGATAA